TCTATGTACTCTTCCATTCCTTGAAGGATTTCTTTATCTGCAATAACGACCCCGGTTTCATGATTCAAACGTAATCCTTTAATAGTGAAATTGGCTGAGGTAATAGCCGCTTGGCATGGCTCGCCCTGATTTATATATATACACCTTGCTATGAAGTGTTTCATCTATCCTTATGCTCCAGTCGATACCATGCATATCGCAATAGCTTCACAAGTACCGCAATCAGCGTAATTTTTCAATGTATTTAGTGATCCCAAGCCCATCCATTAAATCGCAGATTCCAGACGATAAAAATGGTGATGTAATGATCAACTCATGTAGTAAGCGCTTAATAGATTCTTTCAAAATAATCTTAATGAAGATATTCGATAGTCATGGGTTCTAACCCTGCTTTCTGGGGAGATTAAGGGTTACGATGGTGCCTCTTCCATATTCGCTTTCAATGGAAAGGGTCCCCCCATGAAGGGTCATGATCTTTCGGGAGATGGCAAGTCCCAGACCTTCTCCCATGGATTTTTTATCCGCTTTGTAAAAGGATTGGGTGAGATATTTTAAATGCTCTGCTTTTACTCCGATCCCCGCATCCCGTATGACCAGGCTGACACAGTGATCTTCCATGGTCTGAGTGATAACGATGTCGCTGCTTTTTGGCGAAAATTTTATGGCATTGTCCAGCACATTTAATACCACCTGCTTTAACTTATCCCAGTCGGCTTCTATGACAACTGGAGTAGTTTCCGTGATCAGATGGATATTCTTTTTTTCTGCCTTTTTTAAAAGTTCAAAGGTCACTTTTTCTATCAGCTCATCAAATGGAACAAAAGAGAGGGATAAACTCATCCGGTCAGACTGGTATTTTGAAAAATCAAGCAGGCTTTCCACTAGGCTGATCAACCGCTCGGTTTCTTCGTCTATGATCTTCAGGCCGAACTTCATTTCGTCCTCTGTAAGGCCTTCAGGGTCTCTCATGGTTTCCGCCCAGCCCTTGATTCCGGTGAGCGGGGTCCGTAGCTCATGGGATATGGAAGAGATGAAATCATTTTTCATGTGGTCTGCCTTTGTGATCTCATCTGCCATATAATTAAGCATATCTACCAGTTCCCCTGCTTCATAGGGGTAGGATTGTTCGATTTTTTCTTTATAATTTCCCTCCGCCATTCGTTTTGTCAGCATGATAATGCTCTTTAAGGGTTTTACAATGGAATTGCCCAAGTGAAAACTGACCAGGAATACGAGAAATGCAACCAGCAAGCACACTACCAATCCCCAGGACAAAAGTGTATAGATTCGGGTATCCGTATCGGTCAGGGATACCTCGTATTTTAAAACACCTGCAGTCTGTCCTTCATATAGAAGAGGCGTATAGACAGCCATGATTTTTTCGCCGCCATTTTCTGGTTTTTCTATGTGATAAACCGTATGGAACCGAAGAACCTCAGGATCAATGGATTCGGTTTTTTCTACCAGATATCCAGTGGAGGACTGGATCATCTGTCCGTTTCGTGTCAGCAGGGAAAGGGCTGCGTCATCCATTTTATAGGCTTTGATAATGGCATCACTTTCTTCTGCCAGCTGCAAACTGGTAAAGTCCCCCTGCTGTGTCCAAACAGGTAAAACAGCTTCTGAATGATTTTTTACAGTATCGGAGATTTCCTGATAAAAGTACCGTTTCATCCCAATGCCAAAAAAGACCATGACAAGTGTCAGGGTTAGAACGATCAAAAACATAAAATAAAGAACAACCTTCCGCTTCATGGATTTACTCCTTCCATAAATAACCATAACCCCATTCCGTACATAAATATTTAGGGGAAGATGGATCCGGTTCTATTTTTCGGCGGATCCGGCGGATGTTTACATCCACCACCTTTGGATCGCCGGAATAATGGGTTCCCCAGACTTCATCAAGGATCTGATCTCTTGTAAATTCCTGATTTTTGTTGTTCATAAAAAATTGAAGCAGACAGCTTTCCGTAGGAGTGATCCTGATCTCAAGACCGGAACAGGATAATTTGTTACGTATGCTGTCAAGAGAAAAGGGCCCTGATCGGAGGATTGTAGGTGCAGCACTTACCGTCTTATAATCCAGGCGGCGTAGCAGAGATAAGATTCTGGCTTCCAATTCCTTCATATGAAACGGTTTTGTCAGATAATCATCGGCATCGATGATAAGGCCTTTGACCTTATCATCATCCTGAGACCGGGCGGTCAGCATGATGATGCCTGACGCAGGATCCAAGACTCTTATTTCTTCACAAACGGTAAATCCGTCTATGCCGGGAAGCATAAGATCCAGGATCACAACATCGATCTTCTGGCTCTTAAAAAGCATAAGTGCTTTCTCACCGGTTTCTGCTTCCAGGACATGATATTCTTTTTTCTTTAAGTTCAGGCAGACAAAACTACGGATTGACAGTTCGTCTTCCACTACCAAAATTGTTTTCATGTGCGTGTTACCTCAGTTTATTTCTTCTTCCATCATATGGAAGGCACTTGCTGGAATTTTTGTCTCTTCCTTCCATTCCGAGTAAAAGACTATGTCTTTTGTGGTTCCAAGAAGAGTACTGTTAGCAGGAACGGCATCCTTTGGCGCCCATTTCACTTCGAATAAAACCTTATCTCCTACGGTAGAAATCAGATGGATTCCATTGTCCAGCCGTTTGATGGTTACATTCTCATGAAGTTCTGTCGGTATGGTGACATAAAAGTGGCGGCCGCTGTCAGAATAACGTTCCTCTACTGTCTGAAAGGAGCCATCGGAACAATAATCCTTATAAGTGTAAAGGAAAGGGATATCTGCCATGGCAGCGTCTTCATAACCTTTTGGGATGTACATTCCTCCAACCTCTACGATTCCATCTCCATTGATATCCCTGCTGTAGAGCGGATAGGTCTTCATAAGAATGCTGTCAGAAGGATCGCCTACCTTTTTTAGATTGCCGTTTTCATAAACAATGATCTCTGTCAGCATGGAATGTGCGCCTATCCCGCTGTCCGCAAACAATGCTTTCTTTCCATCGGCCAATGTTCCTAAGGCAACATGCTCTAACGTTCCTTCCGGATCCAGTTCGATCTCAGAGATGGGATTTATTCTTCCTTCCGCATAGGAATAGAGTCCGGCGGTCCGCATTTCGTTCTCTTTTTTCGATAGTACCATAAGATCAGGTATCTGGTCATCATTAAAATCAGAGATCTGAAGTGTATCGTAAGAAAGATCCGCTTTCTGTTCCAGAGTGCCGTTTTGCAGTTCGTAAATATAAAGCTGGTTGTCATGGCCGGAATCGGACAATCCGCCGCCTAGGGTGACTTCCTGCGTTCCGTTGCCGTCTAAGTCAGCAAGATCAAATGTATCAACATCAATAAATCCGGTTTCCATATCCGCTTTTTTCTGCCAGGCTCCGTTTTCTTTTACCAGAAACATCATATGGACCTGACGGTTGTCATTAGGGTCCCTGTATAAGAGTAAGGCTTTCTGATTCCCATCCTTATTTAGGTCTTCCATGTAAATGCTCTGTTTTTTCTCCGCTTTTTTTGGCGTCAGCAGTTCTGCTCCGGCAGGAAGAAATTCTCCTAATGCTGCCACATCATCAATCGGCTTTGTCAAGGTGTTGTCTTGTCTGGGGGCTTTCTGACAGCCGGCTAACAGGACCGTGCCAGCCATTAGAATTGATATCATTGTGGTATATTTTTTGTTCATTTTTTGTGCTCCTTTTTCTTTCAATATGTATTCCTGGCTGACATCCCTGATAGGGTTCCACCTTCTTTTGTTTAAAATTCACCGGTAGGGGGAGATTTTTGCTGTTGCGAATACTACTATAACTGATTTTTTCCATGAATGGGTTACAAAAAAGTTACAGCTTTATGTGAGAAGAGATTTTCACATTATTTAATAAACTATATATTTTGGCTTTCATAAGTTTTAACATGTGCTACACTACTTTTTGCCTTGCCTATACGCTCCCATTGGTCAGTTTTGTATTGTGCAAATGATAGAATATCATTAATCGCCCAACCTATGGGTACGGCGTACCACACCATTTGAATTCCATAGCGCGGAGCCAATGTGATAGCTATGATAACGCGGATGGCCAGATTGGCGAGG
This genomic stretch from Lacrimispora sphenoides harbors:
- a CDS encoding response regulator transcription factor; amino-acid sequence: MKTILVVEDELSIRSFVCLNLKKKEYHVLEAETGEKALMLFKSQKIDVVILDLMLPGIDGFTVCEEIRVLDPASGIIMLTARSQDDDKVKGLIIDADDYLTKPFHMKELEARILSLLRRLDYKTVSAAPTILRSGPFSLDSIRNKLSCSGLEIRITPTESCLLQFFMNNKNQEFTRDQILDEVWGTHYSGDPKVVDVNIRRIRRKIEPDPSSPKYLCTEWGYGYLWKE
- a CDS encoding HAMP domain-containing sensor histidine kinase; translated protein: MKRKVVLYFMFLIVLTLTLVMVFFGIGMKRYFYQEISDTVKNHSEAVLPVWTQQGDFTSLQLAEESDAIIKAYKMDDAALSLLTRNGQMIQSSTGYLVEKTESIDPEVLRFHTVYHIEKPENGGEKIMAVYTPLLYEGQTAGVLKYEVSLTDTDTRIYTLLSWGLVVCLLVAFLVFLVSFHLGNSIVKPLKSIIMLTKRMAEGNYKEKIEQSYPYEAGELVDMLNYMADEITKADHMKNDFISSISHELRTPLTGIKGWAETMRDPEGLTEDEMKFGLKIIDEETERLISLVESLLDFSKYQSDRMSLSLSFVPFDELIEKVTFELLKKAEKKNIHLITETTPVVIEADWDKLKQVVLNVLDNAIKFSPKSSDIVITQTMEDHCVSLVIRDAGIGVKAEHLKYLTQSFYKADKKSMGEGLGLAISRKIMTLHGGTLSIESEYGRGTIVTLNLPRKQG
- a CDS encoding phospholipase D-like domain-containing protein gives rise to the protein MKHFIARCIYINQGEPCQAAITSANFTIKGLRLNHETGVVIADKEILQGMEEYIEDIALNGSTWFFTSVNGMSAKRENIIIVEYLQGRR